One window of Triticum dicoccoides isolate Atlit2015 ecotype Zavitan chromosome 5A, WEW_v2.0, whole genome shotgun sequence genomic DNA carries:
- the LOC119302015 gene encoding adenomatous polyposis coli protein 2-like, with protein sequence MATEVLRPHNILHPQPQRIRDAHRRPSNPGTARRSPPPSASTTGRRHHGRPSSSSSSSYGKVTSAAAPARRPAVEVYAGPAFSAASPEPSSLPLPQFPLQKPAAAVNDAATRDLRRMLRLE encoded by the coding sequence ATGGCCACCGAGGTCCTCCGCCCGCACAACATCCTGCACCCGCAGCCGCAGAGGATCCGCGACGCGCACCGGAGGCCCAGCAACCCCGGCACCGCCAGGAGGTCTCCCCCTCCATCGGCCTCCACGACCGGCCGGAGACACcatgggcggccttcctcttcttcttcttcctcgtacgGGAAGGTGACGTCTGCAGCCGCTCCGGCGAGGCGTCCCGCGGTGGAAGTGTACGCCGGCCCAGCGTTCTCCGCCGCGTCCCCCGAGCCGAGCTCGCTGCCGCTGCCGCAGTTCCCGCTCCAGAAGCCCGCGGCCGCCGTCAACGACGCCGCCACGCGCGACCTCAGGCGCATGCTGCGCCTCGAGTAG